GATCGTCACGTGATCGTCTCGACGGACGATCCGCAGGTAGCCCGGTCACGGGTCAGCGAAACATTCTGCGAGCATGAACTGCAGATCGGTGATGCTTCGGCTCGTTTCCAACTCGTCCACAGCGGCATAGCGCTGGGCGACATAGGGCTGCACTTCATGACTTACGGTGCCCGCGTCCGCATAGCTCCGGCGTCGCTGCTGGACTTTGCGCTCGTCCAGATTCCGCTTCAGGGAGAGGCCGTTGACCTCATTGACGGTGTACGGGTCAACACGCACAGCCGCATGGGGTCAATTGCCGGACCCGGCGCCGAACTGGAAATGGAATGGGCCAGGGGAACCACCAAGCTGGTCCTGTACATCGCCAAGCGCACGCTTGAGGACGCGGTCTTCGCTATGACGGGGCACCCTCCCGAAGGGGAAATCCGGCTGTCCCCGGAAGTCGATTTCACCCGCCCCGCCCACCGGTCCTGGTTTGGGCTGGTGCGGTCTCTGGCTGACGGCGTGCAGCACGACAGTCCCTGGACGGGGAACTCCCTGGTGGCAGCGCGGATTGCCGATGCGGTACTTCTTGGCTTGGTGGCCAACCACTGGCAGGTCCCCGCGAGCCAGCTGCATCCGTCCCAAGAAGCAGCCGCGGTTGAGGCTGTTGTTGCAATGCTGGAGGAATCCCCGGACCGTCCGTGGCGGATGGTCGATCTGGCGCGGCCCGCCAACATGAGCGCAAGGGCGCTTTCCTCAGCGTTCCAAAAGAAGATGAACACCACCCCGATGGGTTACTTGCAGTACCTTCGGCTGCAGGGCGCCCACCGTGATCTCTATTCGGCGATGCCCGGACGGATCACCGTCACGGACGTTGCAACCCGATGGGGCTTTGCCCATCTGAGTCGTTTCGCCGCACTGTACCGCAGCGCTTTCGGGGAGCTGCCGTCCGAGACCCTTCGCCGGTGACGCAATAATCCTGCGAGCCGCTGGCTGGCCAGGACGCTCGGGACGGAAGCCGGGTTAACGAAAAAGGTTCCCTTCCGAAAAACCGGAAGAGAACCTTTTTCTATGGTCGGGGTGACAGGATTTGAACCTGCGACCTCGTCGTCCCGAACGACGCGCGCTACCAAGCTGCGCCACACCCCGTAACCACTGCCAATCAGCGGGTTTCCCCGCCGGTGAAGCAACTTTACAAGTGTAGACGATGAGGCGCGGTTCCGCGAAACCGGGGCTGCGCACCGCCGGTAACACGGACGACGGCGCCCGTTTGCGCCGTCGCCCCGCGCCGCCGCCGTCGTCCTAGACCAGCGACTCCTGCCAGGCGGCCTGCAGCTTGGCGAACCGGCCCGTGCCGGCGGTCAGCTCGGCCGGGGTGCCGTCCTCAACCACCTCACCGTTATGCATCACCAGCACCCGGTCCGCGATCTCCACGGTGGAGAGGCGGTGCGCAATGATCAGCGCCGTGCGGTTCCCCAGCAGCGTTTTCAGGCCATGCTGCACAAGCCGTTCACTGGGGATGTCCAGCGAGGAGGTGGCTTCATCCAGGATCAGCACCGCCGGATCCGCCAGGAAGGCGCGGGCAAAGCTGATCAGCTGGCGCTGGCCGGCGGAGACCCGGCCGCCGCGCTTGTTCACGTCGGTGTCGTAGCCCTCCGGCAGCGCCTCGACGAACTCATGGGCGCCCACGGCCTTGGCGGAGGCGATGATCTCCGCGCGGCTGGCTTCCGGCTTGCCCAGGGCAATGTTGTCCGCCACCGAACCGCTGAACAGGAACG
This genomic interval from Arthrobacter citreus contains the following:
- a CDS encoding AraC family transcriptional regulator; its protein translation is MFDRHVIVSTDDPQVARSRVSETFCEHELQIGDASARFQLVHSGIALGDIGLHFMTYGARVRIAPASLLDFALVQIPLQGEAVDLIDGVRVNTHSRMGSIAGPGAELEMEWARGTTKLVLYIAKRTLEDAVFAMTGHPPEGEIRLSPEVDFTRPAHRSWFGLVRSLADGVQHDSPWTGNSLVAARIADAVLLGLVANHWQVPASQLHPSQEAAAVEAVVAMLEESPDRPWRMVDLARPANMSARALSSAFQKKMNTTPMGYLQYLRLQGAHRDLYSAMPGRITVTDVATRWGFAHLSRFAALYRSAFGELPSETLRR